A single window of Drosophila suzukii chromosome 3, CBGP_Dsuzu_IsoJpt1.0, whole genome shotgun sequence DNA harbors:
- the LOC108011061 gene encoding uncharacterized protein, which yields MFESISFLFLFALAFVAWVLLCFQHVVQIQTRGSSDFRVELYTEHPGITFEPQLCHSPSEQIPSGGAYEFAKSFGVIFAMTLGLSKVLQLAEVQVKSYLKCRHALPLGSAFQAEELAQEQQIPCQPNPSNPSLMDHNEELKEQLSVLKSQCLVMRDLLQELRNSSSSSSYESAESGKETPMPHPSEEPIVLWKRSDSMTETVSGSPHVATRSANSQPGQSIFISHSHIHINSSFYLTENRVNVDLCRQASMYARKRSEFYQVYGKYISGPEERPNVTGMRCNNILL from the exons ATGTTCGAAAGCATAAGTTTTTTGTTTCTATTCGCCCTGGCCTTCGTTGCCTGGGTCCTGCTCTGCTTCCAGCACGTGGTCCAGATTCAGACGCGTGGCTCCTCCGATTTCCGCGTGGAACTCTACACAG AGCACCCTGGGATTACGTTTGAGCCGCAGCTGTGCCACAGTCCTTCAGAGCAGATTCCCTCCGGAGGCGCCTACGAGTTCGCAAAGAGCTTCGGGGTAATCTTCGCCATGACCTTGGGCTTATCCAAAGTGCTCCAACTGGCGGAGGTGCAGGTCAAGAGCTACCTCAAGTGTCGCCATGCCCTGCCTTTGGGGTCTGCATTCCAAGCCGAGGAACTTGCCCAGGAGCAGCAGATACCGTGCCAACCGAACCCATCGAATCCCTCTCTGATGGACCACAACGAGGAACTGAAGGAACAACTCAGTGTCCTGAAATCGCAGTGCCTGGTAATGCGTGATCTCCTTCAAGAGCTGCGGAACAGCAGCAGTTCAAGTAGTTACGAGAGTGCCGAATCCGGAAAAGAGACTCCGATGCCCCACCCGTCCGAGGAACCCATAGTGTTGTGGAAGCGATCGGACTCCATGACCGAAACAGTGTCCGGATCACCGCACGTGGCCACTCGATCGGCCAATTCTCAGCCAGGCCAGAGCATTTTCATCAGCCATAGCCATATCCACATCAACTCGAGCTTCTATCTGACGGAGAATCGAGTGAACGTCGACCTCTGCCGGCAGGCATCGATGTACGCCAGGAAGCGGAGTGAGTTCTACCAGGTGTACGGCAAGTACATCAGCGGACCCGAGGAGCGCCCCAATGTTACCGGGATGCGATGCAACAACATCCTCTTGTGA
- the LOC108011062 gene encoding protein PBDC1 — MEMMQGASLLSRPADEFGNDSLVEEMWASKALEHAEVHFNLITSVHPSQLKLTPYDDQIYATFRQDFPDLQVGRLSDDILKSAVEKLKWRQFAEKFNKLDDYSYGTLMRADASKEFSPDNSIFVFRVQFLAIEIARNREGLNDEVHKKHKPTRKIPEEAQ, encoded by the exons ATGGAGATGATG CAAGGAGCCTCCCTGCTGTCGCGACCGGCAGATGAATTTGGCAACGACTCACTGGTGGAGGAAATGTGGGCCTCCAAAGCTCTGGAGCATGCCGAGGTTCATTTCAAC CTGATCACCAGCGTTCATCCCTCCCAGCTGAAGCTCACGCCCTACGACGACCAGATATATGCCACCTTCCGGCAGGATTTCCCAGATCTTCAGGTGGGCCGGCTCAGCGATGACATCCTCAAATCCGCCGTGGAGAAGCTTAAGTGGCGCCAGTTCGCCGAGAAGTTCAACAAGTTGGACGACTATTCGTATGGGACCCTGATGCGTGCCGATGCCAGCAAGGAATTCTCTCCGGACAACTCGATCTTCGTGTTCCGGGTGCAGTTCCTCGCCATCGAGATTGCCCGGAATCGGGAGGGACTCAACGATGAAGTTCACAAGAAGCACAAGCCGACCAGGAAGATCCCAGAGGAGGCCCAGTAG
- the Hr78 gene encoding nuclear hormone receptor HR78 isoform X2 gives MDGVKVEAFIKSEESRAMPLMGGGGTSGGTPLGGGGVGMGAGASATLSVELCLVCGDRASGRHYGAISCEGCKGFFKRSIRKQLGYQCRGAMNCEVTKHHRNRCQFCRLQKCLASGMRTVQHERKPIVDRKEGIIAAAGGSSTSGGGGSSSTYLSGKSGYQQARGKGHNVKAEAAATPPVHSTPATPFNLNENLFPMGLNFAELTQTLMFATQQQQQQQQQQQQSGSYSPDITKADPEDEEDDSMDNSSTLCLQLLANSASNNNSQHLNFNAGEAPTTLPTTSTMGLIQSSLDMRVIHRGLQILQPIQNQLERSGNLSVKPECDSEAEDSGTEDAADTELEHMDLDFECGGNRSGTGDFVVNEAVFEQDLLTDVQCAFHVQPPTLVHSYLNIHYVCETGSRIIFLTIHTLRKVPVFDHLDAHSQVKLLRGAWPALMAIALAQCQGQLSVPTIIGQFIQSTRQLADIDKIEPLKISKMANLTRTLHDFVQELQSLEVTDLEFGLLRLILLLNPSLLQQRKERSLRGYVRRVQLYALSSLRRQGGIGGGEERFNVLVARILPLSSLDADAMEELFFANLVGQMQMDALIPFILMTSNTSGL, from the exons ATGGACGGCGTTAAGGTTGAGGCGTTCATCAAAAGCGAAG AAAGCCGAGCGATGCCCTTGATGGGAGGAGGCGGAACGTCTGGAGGCACACCGCTCGGAGGAGGCGGCGTGGGAATGGGAGCCGGAGCATCCGCCACGTTGAGCGTGGAGCTGTGCCTGGTCTGCGGGGATCGGGCCTCAGGGAGGCACTACGGGGCGATCAGCTGCGAGGGCTGCAAGGGCTTCTTCAAACGCTCGATCCGGAAGCAGCTGGGTTACCAGTGTCGCGGGGCCATGAACTGCGAGGTCACCAAACACCACCGAAATCGGTGCCAGTTCTGCAGGCTGCAGAAGTGCCTGGCCAGCGGCATGCGAA CTGTGCAGCACGAGAGGAAACCGATTGTCGACAGAAAGGAGGGGATCATCGCCGCAGCGGGTGGCTCATCCACTTCCGGTGGGGGAGGCAGTTCCTCAACCTACCTCTCCGGCAAGTCCGGCTATCAGCAGGCGCGTGGCAAGGGGCACAATGTCAAGGCCGAGGCCGCGGCCACGCCCCCCGTGCATAGCACGCCAGCAACGCCCTTCAATTTGAATGAGAATCTATTCCCAATGGGTCTGAATTTCGCGGAACTAACGCAGACATTAA TGTTTGCCacccaacagcagcagcaacaacagcaacagcagcagcagagcGGCAGTTATTCTCCGGATATTACAAAGGCAGATCCCGAGGATGAAGAGGACGACTCAATGGACAACAGTAGCACGCTGTGCCTGCAGCTGCTGGCCAACAGCGCCAGCAATAACAACTCGCAGCACCTTAACTTTAATGCGGGAGAGGCACCCACCACGCTGCCCACCACCTCGACAATGGGCCTTATCCAGAGTTCGCTGGACATGCGGGTGATCCACAGGGGACTGCAGATTCTGCAGCCCATCCAAAACCAGCTCGAGAGGAGTGGCAATCTGAGTGTCAAGCCCGAATGCGATTCAGAGGCGGAGGACAGTGGCACCGAGGATGCCGCCGATACTGAACTGGAGCACATGGATCTGGACTTTGAGTGCGGTGGTAATCGAAGCGGCACCGGCGATTTTGTGGTCAATGAGGCCGTCTTTGAACAGGATCTTCTCACCGATGTGCAGTGTGCTTTTCATGTTCAACCGCCGACTTTGGTTCACTCGTATTTGAATATCCATTATGTGTGCGAAACGGGCTCGAGGATTATCTTCCTTACCATCCATACCCTTCGAAAGGTTCCCGTTTTCGATCATTTGGACGCCCATAGTCAAGTTAAGCTTCTAAGGGGAGCCTGGCCAGCTTTGATGGCTATAGCTTTAGCTCAGTGTCAGGGACAGCTGTCGGTGCCCACCATTATCGGGCAGTTTATACAGAGCACTCGCCAACTGGCGGATATCGATAAGATCGAACCGCTCAAGATCTCGAAGATGGCCAATCTGACCAGGACTTTGCACGACTTTGTCCAGGAGCTCCAGTCGCTGGAGGTCACGGATCTGGAGTTTGGCCTACTGCGATTAATATTGCTGTTAAATCCCTCCCTCTTGCAGCAGCGCAAGGAGCGGTCGTTGCGAGGATATGTCCGAAGAGTCCAACTCTACGCTTTGTCCAGTTTGAGACGGCAGGGAGGTATTGGAGGCGGTGAAGAGCGCTTTAATGTTTTGGTGGCTCGAATTCTTCCACTGAGCAGCCTGGATGCGGACGCCATGGAGGAGCTGTTCTTTGCGAACTTGGTGGGTCAAATGCAGATGGATGCACTTATTCCATTCATCCTGATGACCAGCAATACCAGTGGACTATAA
- the Hr78 gene encoding nuclear hormone receptor HR78 isoform X1 — protein sequence MDGVKVEAFIKSEESRAMPLMGGGGTSGGTPLGGGGVGMGAGASATLSVELCLVCGDRASGRHYGAISCEGCKGFFKRSIRKQLGYQCRGAMNCEVTKHHRNRCQFCRLQKCLASGMRSDSVQHERKPIVDRKEGIIAAAGGSSTSGGGGSSSTYLSGKSGYQQARGKGHNVKAEAAATPPVHSTPATPFNLNENLFPMGLNFAELTQTLMFATQQQQQQQQQQQQSGSYSPDITKADPEDEEDDSMDNSSTLCLQLLANSASNNNSQHLNFNAGEAPTTLPTTSTMGLIQSSLDMRVIHRGLQILQPIQNQLERSGNLSVKPECDSEAEDSGTEDAADTELEHMDLDFECGGNRSGTGDFVVNEAVFEQDLLTDVQCAFHVQPPTLVHSYLNIHYVCETGSRIIFLTIHTLRKVPVFDHLDAHSQVKLLRGAWPALMAIALAQCQGQLSVPTIIGQFIQSTRQLADIDKIEPLKISKMANLTRTLHDFVQELQSLEVTDLEFGLLRLILLLNPSLLQQRKERSLRGYVRRVQLYALSSLRRQGGIGGGEERFNVLVARILPLSSLDADAMEELFFANLVGQMQMDALIPFILMTSNTSGL from the exons ATGGACGGCGTTAAGGTTGAGGCGTTCATCAAAAGCGAAG AAAGCCGAGCGATGCCCTTGATGGGAGGAGGCGGAACGTCTGGAGGCACACCGCTCGGAGGAGGCGGCGTGGGAATGGGAGCCGGAGCATCCGCCACGTTGAGCGTGGAGCTGTGCCTGGTCTGCGGGGATCGGGCCTCAGGGAGGCACTACGGGGCGATCAGCTGCGAGGGCTGCAAGGGCTTCTTCAAACGCTCGATCCGGAAGCAGCTGGGTTACCAGTGTCGCGGGGCCATGAACTGCGAGGTCACCAAACACCACCGAAATCGGTGCCAGTTCTGCAGGCTGCAGAAGTGCCTGGCCAGCGGCATGCGAAGTGATT CTGTGCAGCACGAGAGGAAACCGATTGTCGACAGAAAGGAGGGGATCATCGCCGCAGCGGGTGGCTCATCCACTTCCGGTGGGGGAGGCAGTTCCTCAACCTACCTCTCCGGCAAGTCCGGCTATCAGCAGGCGCGTGGCAAGGGGCACAATGTCAAGGCCGAGGCCGCGGCCACGCCCCCCGTGCATAGCACGCCAGCAACGCCCTTCAATTTGAATGAGAATCTATTCCCAATGGGTCTGAATTTCGCGGAACTAACGCAGACATTAA TGTTTGCCacccaacagcagcagcaacaacagcaacagcagcagcagagcGGCAGTTATTCTCCGGATATTACAAAGGCAGATCCCGAGGATGAAGAGGACGACTCAATGGACAACAGTAGCACGCTGTGCCTGCAGCTGCTGGCCAACAGCGCCAGCAATAACAACTCGCAGCACCTTAACTTTAATGCGGGAGAGGCACCCACCACGCTGCCCACCACCTCGACAATGGGCCTTATCCAGAGTTCGCTGGACATGCGGGTGATCCACAGGGGACTGCAGATTCTGCAGCCCATCCAAAACCAGCTCGAGAGGAGTGGCAATCTGAGTGTCAAGCCCGAATGCGATTCAGAGGCGGAGGACAGTGGCACCGAGGATGCCGCCGATACTGAACTGGAGCACATGGATCTGGACTTTGAGTGCGGTGGTAATCGAAGCGGCACCGGCGATTTTGTGGTCAATGAGGCCGTCTTTGAACAGGATCTTCTCACCGATGTGCAGTGTGCTTTTCATGTTCAACCGCCGACTTTGGTTCACTCGTATTTGAATATCCATTATGTGTGCGAAACGGGCTCGAGGATTATCTTCCTTACCATCCATACCCTTCGAAAGGTTCCCGTTTTCGATCATTTGGACGCCCATAGTCAAGTTAAGCTTCTAAGGGGAGCCTGGCCAGCTTTGATGGCTATAGCTTTAGCTCAGTGTCAGGGACAGCTGTCGGTGCCCACCATTATCGGGCAGTTTATACAGAGCACTCGCCAACTGGCGGATATCGATAAGATCGAACCGCTCAAGATCTCGAAGATGGCCAATCTGACCAGGACTTTGCACGACTTTGTCCAGGAGCTCCAGTCGCTGGAGGTCACGGATCTGGAGTTTGGCCTACTGCGATTAATATTGCTGTTAAATCCCTCCCTCTTGCAGCAGCGCAAGGAGCGGTCGTTGCGAGGATATGTCCGAAGAGTCCAACTCTACGCTTTGTCCAGTTTGAGACGGCAGGGAGGTATTGGAGGCGGTGAAGAGCGCTTTAATGTTTTGGTGGCTCGAATTCTTCCACTGAGCAGCCTGGATGCGGACGCCATGGAGGAGCTGTTCTTTGCGAACTTGGTGGGTCAAATGCAGATGGATGCACTTATTCCATTCATCCTGATGACCAGCAATACCAGTGGACTATAA